In Pedobacter sp. SL55, the following proteins share a genomic window:
- a CDS encoding DUF4129 domain-containing protein — protein MRILLLVVLLLFAIDLQARQVAKPMLSKPKDSVALKLDSSKTQVKQFDNETIQKYKSQKEFQYGDEEPKNLSWWDRLWRAFWKWIDRLFGERETTSGPSIWPKVLKYVTIGICIGLIIFAVFKLVGVNFKWFTGRSKTVDVPYDEHLENIHEISFEDEIANTLQNGNYRLAVRLLYLQTLKHLSDREIIDWLPNKTNLEYVKEMQGQNGQDTFASLTYQFEYIWYGDFQIDKLAFGQIQQSFQQFNTLLR, from the coding sequence ATGCGGATACTGCTCTTAGTTGTTTTATTGCTTTTTGCTATTGATTTGCAGGCTCGGCAAGTGGCTAAGCCAATGCTAAGCAAACCTAAAGATTCGGTGGCGCTAAAACTTGATAGTAGCAAAACTCAAGTTAAACAATTTGATAACGAAACTATCCAAAAATATAAATCGCAAAAAGAATTTCAATATGGCGATGAAGAACCTAAAAACCTAAGCTGGTGGGATAGGTTGTGGCGAGCTTTTTGGAAATGGATCGATAGGTTGTTTGGAGAAAGAGAAACAACTTCGGGGCCTTCTATTTGGCCTAAAGTATTAAAGTATGTAACCATAGGCATTTGCATTGGTCTTATTATTTTTGCTGTTTTTAAACTTGTTGGGGTAAATTTTAAATGGTTTACGGGTAGATCTAAAACGGTAGATGTACCGTATGACGAGCATTTAGAAAACATCCACGAGATTAGTTTTGAAGACGAGATTGCCAACACCCTACAAAATGGAAATTACCGATTGGCCGTTCGCCTGCTGTACTTGCAAACCTTAAAACATTTAAGTGATAGAGAAATTATAGATTGGCTGCCCAATAAAACCAATTTAGAATATGTGAAAGAGATGCAGGGCCAAAACGGGCAAGATACATTTGCCAGCCTAACTTACCAGTTCGAATACATTTGGTACGGCGATTTCCAGATAGATAAGTTGGCATTTGGTCAAATACAGCAGTCCTTTCAGCAATTTAATACCTTATTAAGATGA
- a CDS encoding DUF4350 domain-containing protein — translation MSGLRRYFIFGGLLLVLYIVAQYTKPAEINWSPTYLPEDKNPFGTYILRQHVQDVFPKAEQKVYKTDIYNTLKTSPKGSSNYFIIASTLNVENLDFAAMRKYMEAGNHIFIAAFQMDGALADSLKITLGSDFDFQNKTKYPINFTSPHLKREMDYYFEKGIAAQYFSGLDTAKALVLGRKYDVKPNLIQYRFGKGSLLLCPNPQLFTNYSLLNENGADYVAKLLSYLPPAKAIIWDEHYMRPAADEQSVFRVLFGYDELRWAYYLALLGLLIFVLYEMKRRQRIIPLLDPLTNSLVEFAQTIGRVYYQQRNHHDIIEKKINYFLEYVRNKYRLKTTDLDQEFKETLVKITGIDAALIEQLVGYINSFNRLDEQAKIDDQYLIDFNKLIEQFYKLDR, via the coding sequence ATGAGCGGATTGAGAAGATATTTTATTTTTGGCGGCTTGCTATTGGTGCTTTATATTGTTGCGCAGTACACCAAGCCTGCAGAAATAAATTGGAGCCCCACTTATTTGCCCGAGGATAAAAATCCCTTTGGTACGTATATTTTACGCCAGCACGTTCAAGATGTTTTTCCCAAAGCAGAGCAAAAAGTCTACAAAACCGATATTTATAATACGCTTAAAACATCTCCAAAGGGAAGTTCAAACTATTTTATCATTGCATCAACCCTAAATGTAGAAAATCTTGACTTTGCTGCCATGCGTAAATATATGGAAGCAGGCAACCACATTTTTATTGCCGCTTTTCAAATGGATGGTGCATTGGCAGATTCGCTAAAAATAACACTAGGATCAGATTTCGATTTTCAGAATAAAACAAAATATCCTATCAACTTCACATCTCCGCATCTAAAACGGGAGATGGATTATTATTTCGAAAAAGGAATTGCTGCTCAATACTTTAGTGGTTTAGATACGGCCAAGGCATTAGTTTTGGGGAGGAAATATGATGTTAAGCCAAATCTAATCCAATATCGTTTTGGTAAGGGCAGCTTGTTGCTTTGTCCAAACCCGCAATTATTTACCAACTATAGCTTGCTAAACGAAAATGGCGCAGATTATGTAGCAAAGCTGCTTTCTTACTTGCCACCAGCTAAAGCCATTATTTGGGATGAGCATTATATGCGACCAGCGGCAGATGAACAATCGGTGTTTAGGGTTTTATTTGGATACGATGAATTGCGTTGGGCATATTATTTGGCCTTGCTTGGCTTGTTGATTTTTGTGCTGTACGAAATGAAACGCAGACAACGCATTATTCCTCTGTTAGATCCGTTAACAAACAGTTTGGTAGAATTTGCCCAAACTATTGGGAGGGTATATTATCAGCAGCGTAACCATCATGATATCATCGAAAAGAAAATCAATTATTTTTTGGAGTATGTAAGAAATAAGTATCGCTTAAAAACTACTGATTTAGATCAGGAATTTAAAGAAACCTTAGTAAAAATTACAGGAATTGATGCCGCACTAATTGAGCAGTTGGTAGGATACATTAATTCATTTAACAGGTTGGATGAACAAGCAAAAATCGATGATCAATATTTGATTGATTTCAATAAACTAATAGAGCAATTTTATAAACTAGATAGGTAA